The genomic region GCTAGCGGAGACTCGCATTAAATATTACTCGAATTTAGTATTTTAATTGAAGTTTTTTTTATACCATTCTTGATAGATAAAAATTTTGCCATTGGCGATAAACGCAGGGATCTTCTGCATGATCGAGAAACGAATCAACAAATTCGGGGAGAACGGAACCTTCGCAACGAAGAACATCCCCAAAGGAACTTTGCTGTTCAGCTACAGCGAGTGGATCGAGGACGAAGAATTTGGCTGGAAAGTTCTGACGGTCGACGAAGCCGAGTCGCTTCCCGATTCCGAAAAGGACATCTTCATGAAATACGGATACGACGTGGACTTCGGTTTAGTAACCGGACCTACCAGCGATCAGTTCGTAATCAACCATTCCAACTTCATGAATCATTCCTGTGATCCGAATATGTGGTACGATCAGGACGACAACATCGTAGCGAAACGTGAAATCCGTGAAGGCGAGGAACTTACCATCGACTACGCGAATTTTATCGTGAACTTCGATCAAACCTTCGAGTGCGGTTGCGGATCGGCGAGCTGCAGAAAATTCATCCGGAAAGACGATTGGAAACTTCTGATCAACGAGTATCAGATGAACTTTCCGAAATTCATCCAAAAAGAAATCAAAAAACTCTACGTTAAAATTCCAGTATAGAACGACCTTAAACGAAAATCCTACTTTCTAACCTTGAGAATTCTTTCCAGGATTCCTCTTCGGAGAAGTCCTGGGGAATCTTCGGACACCGACGTATTTGTGCTTCGGGCGTTTTCGATCGAATAGAAAACGTCCGGCTCCACATTCTTGACGATTTTCATCGCGTGAAGAATCTTCTTTCTTTTTAAAACCGTAAAAACGATTTTCACGGGGCCGCGGCTTCCTTGTCCGTCCATCGTCGTGACCCGATAACCCGCTTCGGAAAGTTTGTTCGCGATCTCTTGTCCGTTTTGAGGAGAGATGATTCTCAAAAGAGAAAAGCCGATGGCCAATTTTTCTTCGAGAAACATTCCGATAAAAGTTCCCGTCGCAAAACCGCCCGCGTATGCGAGATAACAAAACACGTTGTTGAGATTTTTAATGACCTGAGTGATTACGATCACCCAAAGAAGAACTTCCAAAAATCCGAGAGAAGCCGCGATGGCTTTTTTTTCTCGGGTAAGAAGAATGACGCGGATCGTTCCGATCGATACGTCGGTCACTCTCGAAAGAAAAATAAAACAAGGAAGAAGAACGTAATCGAAGATAGGATTTCCGGGAGAAGGAAAGCTCAGTTCCATACAAGACAAGAATTATCGAAAGAATCAAACTCGTCGAGGAGAATTGATCCGTTCGTGTTTACTCGGCGAACCTTGTTCGATTTTTTATGCAAGCGGAATTTTAAGAGGAACGTTTGTCGGAAGAATCTTTAAATCCTCCGAAAACGAAAAAACGCCTTACCCCGAGGGCATGATAAACCACTTATAAACGGATTAAAAAGCGGGAATAGATGTGAAAAAATAAATTTTAGATTTCGTTTAACGTTCCTGTTTTTATTTCAAAATTTCGATTTGCGATTTCTTTTTAATACGAAGACGAGAGAATCCCTCTTCATGAAAAAGTCCGCGTTATTTCTTCTTTCGATTTGCGTCTTCGTTCAACAAAACTGCGGGACGAACGATTCCGAACAAAATCAGATTCTTCCGTTTCTTTCCAACGGATCGAACGTTTCCATATCGGTTCAAAATTCTCAAAGCACGAATGTAACGTTTCTAAGCGACACAAGCTTCGGAATTTCTCACAGTTTCGATTATAGAAATCTTCCGGAAGCGAGAAGGATCGTGATCGGAGAAAAAACGTATCTCACGAAAACGGATCCGATTTTTTTGGACGCGCTTGGAAGAGAGGCGACCTTTCGAGGTTTTAACATTTCCGGAAACACGAAGTTGGTTCAACACGGATTTAAACCGTTTCAAAACGAATCCGACGCGGAGATCGCGTTTGCAAGACTCGGTAAAACCACCGGTTCGAATCTGATCCGATTTACGATCGCTTGGGAAGGAGTTCACACCGCGGTCGATACGATCGATTATTCTTATCTGGATGCGGTGATCGCGCAGATGAAGAAGGCGATCGCTTTGAAGATGTATGTTCTGGTCGACTATCATCAGGATTTGTTTTCGAGAAATCTTTTTAATAAGAGTTCCTGGTACACGGGAAACGGCGCGCCTCGTTGGGTGACGCCTTCGGGAACTTATCCGAACGAATACTGCGGGATCATTTGTGCGAATTGGAGTCAGAACAATCTCACCAACGAAGCGATCCGAAAGGCCTTTCGGAATTTTTGGAACGACGCTTCGTTTAACACTTCTGCCGGCCCGAGAAACATGCAGACTGAGTTTTTGTGGCAACTGGGAAAGGCCGCAAAGTATATTCAAGAAAGATTAAGTACCGAAGAGTTCGATTACGTTTTGGGAATGGATCCGTTTAACGA from Leptospira kmetyi serovar Malaysia str. Bejo-Iso9 harbors:
- a CDS encoding SET domain-containing protein, producing MIEKRINKFGENGTFATKNIPKGTLLFSYSEWIEDEEFGWKVLTVDEAESLPDSEKDIFMKYGYDVDFGLVTGPTSDQFVINHSNFMNHSCDPNMWYDQDDNIVAKREIREGEELTIDYANFIVNFDQTFECGCGSASCRKFIRKDDWKLLINEYQMNFPKFIQKEIKKLYVKIPV
- a CDS encoding DUF2179 domain-containing protein, whose protein sequence is MELSFPSPGNPIFDYVLLPCFIFLSRVTDVSIGTIRVILLTREKKAIAASLGFLEVLLWVIVITQVIKNLNNVFCYLAYAGGFATGTFIGMFLEEKLAIGFSLLRIISPQNGQEIANKLSEAGYRVTTMDGQGSRGPVKIVFTVLKRKKILHAMKIVKNVEPDVFYSIENARSTNTSVSEDSPGLLRRGILERILKVRK